GTTGGTGCAATCTGCAATAAGCGGCATACTGTTTTAAACAGCCTATATATACGTCTATGGTACGCTTTGCATAATTGCGTTGCAGCATTTTTTGCTCTACAAACTGATATACCGTTACCACTTTCATAGTACGAAAGTAGCTTAAAAAAAAGTAATAATTTAAAAAAGATAAAACTTAATCGTATATTAACCGTTAGTAACGGATAATAAGTAAAGTATTAATAGTAAAGGAATATACGTGATAAATAAATGTAAAATTTGCAAAAAAGAATTAAAAAGAAGAAGAGATAATACCGATTAGGAATATATAATAGTCCTATGTCGGCTACGCCTTATTGTACTAAATATATTATACACCATATAAATTAGCATATAGGATAATACCGCTTTGATAGCCGTTTAGAACAATCATTGGTCTATTACGGATATCCATGCGGTATTGCTCTACCGAGATTTACCATTATAAAACACAAAAATAGATTAGACTATTTTGTGTTGACAATTGGTATAAATGTATTAATCTATTGGCATTTACGTAATTTGATGATTGGGATTACCGTATGCACGGCAATGACGTTTTGGAGGGAGTTCAATAAATCTACCACGTTTGTCATCCTGACGATAAGAAGCCTGCCTACGGCAGTCCGGCATCTTGTTTTTTTACTTGATTGAGATTGCCACAAAAATTACTCCTCCGTTATAATTTTCTCGCAAAGACGAATGGGAGTGGTAATGACGTTTACAAATTACACCAACCGTTAAAACTAACTTTATGTATTTCTAATTGGTACTACTCCACTAACACCTTAAAAACTTTGCCTGATTGCTGCTCTTTTAAAATATAATAGCCTTTTTGCTCAAAGTAATATGGTGTGTTTTCTTTTGTTTGCAATGAAATGTTATCAATAAACCGCCCTAAAACATCATAAATATCTATTTCTACGGCAAAGGTATTATCATTAATTATTAATACTTTTCCTTCATTAGGATTAGGATAAATAGAAACTTTTGTTTCTTCACTTACAACTTGTTTTATAGGAACTGTAGATTCATACGTTTGAGCCAATTTAACCGCCTCAAAAGCATTAATTCTCCCGTAGCCCATTTCTTCATTCCAAGTGCCATACACATCTACAGAGTCATAATTATATGCTCCCACCCTTTCTGCCGTAATACGCAAAATATTTTTTACATCGCGAGCATGCAAGCTATCGTTTACACTCAAAATTAAAGCTCCTACTCCGGCAGCATTGGGGCAGGCAGCACTTGTGCCGTTAAAAGTGAAAGTGTAACTTCCCGAATTATATCCATTACCGCCCGTCATATCTGTAGTGGCTATTTTTACTCCCGGAGCTACTACATCTAACATATCGCCATAACTGCTTCCCCAATTTTCAGAAGAACAATCCGTAGGATTTTTTCTTTCATCGCACATAGAACTGGCTCCTACGGCTATGGTTGTATATAAATCTGCCGGCCAAAGCACATCTGCATCATCTTCATTTCCGGAAGAGAAAAACATAGGCACACCAAAACCATTTCTTCCTTGATAATAAGCCGCTTCTATTTCGTCTGAAACCAATTGCGTATTAATATTTAAAAATGCTATGTGCAAAGGCAATAATCCGGCAGAAACACTCATAACATCTGCATTAGCATATCTCCACGCATAGGCAGAACCATTTAATAAAGCGTCTGTTGAAGTAGTTGGCTGCACTCCTATCCCACTACCATAATCTTTGTAGTAAAAAATTCGGATAGGTACAATTTGACAAAGATTAGCAATTCCCGCTATTCCTTTATTATTATCAGCTACTGCGGCTGCTATTCCGGCACAAGCTGTTCCGTGTCCATCACTGCTAAAATTTGGCGTAGGATAGCCTTCTGTATCAGATGTATCATTTGCAAATCCATCATAACCTTGAAGTAAGTTTGGTTTTAAATCTTCATGTGTAGTATCTACTCCGCTATCTAAGATTGCTATTTTTATAGATACACTTCCTTGCGTTATTGTCCAGGCTGAATCTACACTCATATCTGCACCCGGTGTGCCACCTCCTTGGTTTGCTGTTCCATTATTTTCTATTGCCCACTGGTAGCTGTAATAAGTATCGCTACTGGTACTTTGCATTGTAAAAAATTGATTAGCCTGCACATAAGCACACCAATTTTGTGATTTAATTTCATTTATTTTGGCATTTAGTTCATCTATATTTTTAGCATCAGTTTCTATACTATATATATTAGGAATGAATGGATTGGCTTCCATTTTATACAATTTTGTAATATTTTCACTTAAATTTCCATTTGTTTTAAGCAATATTTTATTGGTTTCAAAACACAAAACATTGTCCTTTACTCTAACATTAGCATAATAACAAAATGAAGATAAATTTACCTGAGTAGCATTTTTTATAAGTGCATATTCATTATGCTCTGTAAAAGTTAATATTTCCCCTCCATTTTCTTTAATACTTTTTACAAATTCTTGTTTATTTACATCACATAATTTAACAGCTACAATTTCTGCGTGAGAACAAAAAATAAAAAACGATAAAACAAAAGATAAAGCAGTTTTCATATAAAATTTTCACTAAAGATAATGAAAGATGTTAAAAAATAGGCTGTAAATAAGAAAAAAACAATGTTTGCATTGAATATTAAATATTATTTTATAATTTTGGATGCAAACGTCTTTTAATATGAAAACCAAACTTTTTTCCCCGTTAATTATTTTAACTATTTTCCTTTTTTCTTGCAACAATTCCGGCAAGGTAGAAGTGAAAGATACCTCTGAAATGCATAAGGCTACACAAGAAGAAATAGACCAACTAATGGAAAATTTTATTCTTGCCGAAAGTGGAAGTACTATTCAAATACCGGAAGGATTTTATGAACTTAACAATCAGCTAATTTTAGATGATGTTAAAAATGTAATAGTACAAGGTGCAGGAATGGACAAAACCATTATTTCGTTTAAAACCCTAAAAACGGGTGGCGAAGGAATAAAAGTGGCAGGAAGTAATAATGTTACTTTGCAAGATTTTACCGTTTATGATGCTCCTGGCGATGGAATTAAAACACAGCACTGTGATACTATGATTTTTAGAAGATTAAACACCACTTGGACAAATGGCGATAAATCTAAAAATGGAACTTATGCTCTTTATCCCGTACAATGCAAAAATGTAATAGTAGATGAATGTATAGCTTCTCACTCAAGAGATGCGGGCATTTATGTAGGGCAAAGTGAAAATGTAATAGTTAAAAACAGTACTGCCTTTGGAAACGTAGCAGGTATTGAAATAGAAAACTGCGATAATGCTGAAGTATATAATTGCAAAGCTTATGATAATGCAGGTGGAATATTAGTATTTAATTTACCGGGTTTAATGAAAGCTGATGCTTCAAACACCAGAATTTTTGATAATGAAATAATTGAAAACAACCACATCAACTTTGCATTAGATGATTCAACAAATAGCGGAAATGCCGTAACACAAATACCTCCTGGAAGTGGTGTAATTATTTTAGCAGGAAAAAATGTAGAAGTATTTAACAATAAAATATTAAGAAACAAAACTGTGGGAGTGGTAGTAGCCAGCTACCAAATAACACAATATCCTTTTGATACCAGCAATGGTTGGTCGCCATACTCTTATGATATTTATGTACATGATAATGAATATGAAAGACCTTCTGCTCTACCAGATTTAACTAAGGAATTAGGCAAACTTTTATCCATGAAAAATGCCTATGGAGCTATGAAAACCCAAGACATAGTATATGATGGAATATGGGACGATGCAAGGGGTAATGACATTACTAAAAACCCAATGAATATTTGCTTTAAAGAACCTCAAATTGATGATTTACATTTCTCTTACTATGAACTTTCAGAAAAAATAAGCGATATTAAATCATATAAAGACTACACCCCATTTGTTTGTGAACACGAAGTGCTTACAGACGTAACATCCCTAAAAGAACTATAAAAAAATGAAAAATGAAATTAAATTTAGCCTTATTGCAATAGCAATAGCAGTTACTGTTATTTATTCCTGTAAAACAGAAACAAAAAAAACAGAGGAAGTAACCATTGAACAAAAATTTCCTAAAGACATTAACTTTGATGAAGTGCCGTATAAGAATCTTTCTGACTACGGCTTTTTTATTGGTGCTCAAAATGAACTTAAACCTAATGAAGGAGTATTATTATATGAGCCTTCTTCTATGCTATTTACAGACTATGCTCATAAAAAAAGATTTGTATGGATGCCTAAAGGCAGTTCTGCCTCAATATTAGATAATGAATGGCAACAAATAGAATACCCTGACCATAGTATATTGATAAAAAACTTTTACTACCCAAAAGATTATAAAAATCCTGACGGAGCAGCAAATATTGTAGAAACAAGACTACTTGTAAAAAAAGATGGAAAGTGGGATGCCTATCCTTATGTGTGGAATGAAGAGCAAACCGAAGCAGAATATAAAGTAATAGGTGGTGTAATACCCACTACTTTTACTACAGATAATGGGGTAGAACACACTATAGATTATTTAGTTCCCAACAAACATCAATGCAAATCTTGCCACAATCAAGATGAAAAATTTAAACCTTTAGGTCCTAAAGCAAGAAATATGAATTATGATCTTGATTATGGAAATGGTGAAGTAAAAAACCAACTGGCTAAATGGGCTGAAATGGGCTACTTAAATAATTTTACAGCACCTGAAAACTACCAGTCTGTTCCAAATTATGATGATAAAAGTGTAGATTTAAACCATAGAGCCATGGCATATTTAGATGCAAACTGTGGACATTGCCATAACCCTACAGGACCAGCCAGCACTTCCGGTTTATTTTTAACTTATGAACAAACAGACACAAACAAATTAGGTTACTATAAAACGCCTGTTGCTGCCGGTTTAGGTGCAGGAAGTTTAACTTTTGATATACATCCCGGCAAAGCAGATTCTTCTATAATAGTATATAGAATGAACTCTACAAAACCCGGTGTTATGATGGCAGAATTAGGCAGAGTATCAATACACGAGGAAGGTATAGAACTAATAAGCGAGTGGATTAACAGCTTAAAGTAGTTTTATACTTCTTAATATAATTATTTACCCTGTCAGGGTAAGGGTAAAATTACGTACTATTAACCCATACAGAGTGAGTAACTCTAATTTAAAGTTAGAATTATGACTATCCGTAAAGATACCCATGAAATATTTTACATTAACTTTTCTTTAGAAGAAAAGTTACAAAAGAATCGCACTAAGTTTTCAGCGACCCATTATAACCTCAACTCCTAAAAATTAAAAACTCATCACTCCGTTCTTCAAACAGTTTAATTTTTTACGGAGTTTTCGGTTAATGGGTGCCCCGCTTACAAACTTAAGGTGCACTTTTTATCTGACCTTAATCAAAAATACGTTAAGAAATGATGTAAAACAGACATCCAAAATGAATGAAATTATAAAACAGTAAACAGACAAATTAGTATGCTCCTACAAGTAGAACCACTATGAGAAAACTAAAATTGAGCATACATTAATTTGTCCTCGTCTGTTTTACATCATTTTAGTGTTTTTGATTACAGTCTTGATTTTTTGTTACTTTTGTATCAAGACAAAAGTAAAAGACCACAAACTGTAATTCAAATTACTTAAACGTCCCAAGATGCTATCATAAAGCATAAATTATTGATATAATAACAGATAGTCATTTAGAATTTAATAAGTGTACTCGTTTGCTAAAGCATCAACTTTAAAATCGCTGGTGGTATAGAAATTTATTTCGGGGAAATCTTCTCGGGCTACTTTAAGTATCCAAGCACTGTCTGCCAAGAAAACGTCATTTCCTTCTTTATCTTGAACTATATTGCTGTGTTTTCTGCGTTTAAATTCATTCATTTGAGCTTCATTGTTGCTTTTTATCCAGCAAGCTTTATAGTAGTTTAAAGGTCTAAACTCAGCTGACGCTCCATATTCATTCAACAATCGGTATTGAATAACTTCAAATTGTAATTGCCCCACAGTTCCAATAATTTTTCTATTGCCTAAATTATGTATAAATAACTGTGCCACACCCTCATCACTTAACTGCTCCACACCTTTATCTAATTGCTTAGATTTCATAGGGTCTTTATTAATTACTTCTCTAAATAATTCTGGCGAAAAACTTGGTATTCCTTTATAGTACAGCTCCTCTCCTTCTGTTAGCGTATCGCCTATTTTAAAAGTACCTGTATCGTATAGTCCTATCACATCTCCCGGAAATGCTTCATCAATTATGCTCTTTTTCTGAGCCATAAAACTTGTGGGATTATTAAATCTTACTTTTTTATTTTGTCGGGTGTGCTGGTAAAAAGTATTTCTTTCAAATTTACCGCTGCAAACTCTCAAAAAAGCAATTCTATCTCTGTGTTTTGGGTCTAAATTGGCATGTATTTTAAACACAAAGCCTGTAAATTTATCTTCCGTAGGCTCTACTAAGCGTGCTTGTGTTTCCCTTGCTACAGGGTTTGGAGCAAAATCAATAAAAATATCCAGCATTTCTTTTACGCCAAAATTATTAACAGCACTCCCAAAAAATACAGGAGCTACTTTGCCTGCTAAATAAGGTTTTGGGTCAAATTTCCCATACACTCCATCTATTAATTCTACATCTTCTCTAAGTTGGTCGGCAAAGGTTTTTCCTACTTGTTTATCTAATTCGGGTGTGGCTAAATCTTTAAATTTTATTACATTATCTTGTGTTTGCCCCGCTTGAAATAAGTTTAATTCTTTTGCCGCTAAATTATAAACGCCTTTAAAAGCCGTTCCCATTCCAATAGGCCATGTTAATGGAATAGCATGAATGTTTAGTTTTTCGTCCAATTCACCAAGCAAATCATAAGGATCACGACCGTCTCTATCTAATTTATTTATAAAAACTATAACGGGCGTATTTCTCATTCGGCAAACTTCCATTAATCTTTCTGTTTGCTCTTCCACACCTTTTACGCAGTCTATAACCAAAATAACACTATCTACGGCAGTTAAAGTTCTATAAGTGTCTTCAGCAAAATCTTTGTGTCCTGGAGTATCTAATATATTAATAAGTTTATCGGCATATTCAAATGCCATAACGGACGTAGCCACAGAAATACCTCTTTGCTTTTCTATTTCCATAAAATCTGAGGTGGTAGATTTTTTTATCTTATTAGATTTTACAGCTCCGGCAGTTTGTATAGCTCCACCAAACAACAACAGTTTTTCTGTAAGCGTTGTTTTTCCCGAATCGGGGTGAGCAATTACGGCAAAGGTTTTTCTTTTACTTATTTCTTCTTTTAAACTCATTTTTGGTCTTTAGTCTTTAGTTGTTGGTCGGTGGTTGTTGCTTATTTTGCTTAAAACAAAGTTCCGAACCATAAACACAGTTCGGAACTTTAAAAATATTAATAATTTGGTATTATCCTAACAATCCATTTACTCTTCTCACAGCTTCTGCACTTTCTGCCATTTTAGCTTTTTCGGCATCGTTAAGTTCTATTTCTACTATTTTTTCTACGCCATTTTTACCCAAAATAACAGGAACACCTATACAAATATCTTTCATTCCATATTCGCCATCTAACATAACAGAACAAGGCATTAATTTCTTTTGGTCGCATACTATAGCTTGTACTAACTCAGATACAGCTGCACCCGGAGCGTACCATGCACTTGTACCTAACATTTTGGTTAAAGTAGCACCACCTACTTTTGTAGCTTCCATTAATTCATCAATTCTTTCTTCGCTTAAAAATTTACTTATAGGCAATCCTCTGTATCTTGCTAATCTTGTTAAAGGAATCATTCCTGTGTCGCTATGTCCACCTAAAACCATTCCGTCCACATCACTTGTAGGGCATTCTAAAGCTTCAGCAATTCTGTATTGAAAACGTGCACTGTCTAAAGCACCACCCATTCCAATAATTCTATTTTTAGGTAATCCTGTACTTTTGTGTGCTAAATAAGTCATAGTATCCATAGGATTGCTTACTACTATAATAATAGCCTCCGGAGAATGTTTTAATATATTTTCAGTTACAGTTTTAACTATTCCTGCATTAATGCCAATTAATTCTTCTCTGCTCATACCCGGTTTTCTTGGTATTCCGCTTGTTATAACTACTACTTTACTTCCGGCAGTTTTGCTATAATCGTTTGTAGAACCCACTATTCTGGTATTAAACCTATTATAAACAGATGTTTGCATTAAATCCATAGCTTTACCTTCGGCAAAATCTTCTTTAATGTCTAAAAGCACCACTTCCGATGCAAAATTTTTAATGGCAATATACTCGGCACAACTTGCACCTACGTTGCCTGCTCCTATTACAGATACTTTCATTTTATAGATATTTTATTTTTAAATTTGAATAACAAGTGCAAAGATACTTAATTTTACAATTAAGTTAAAGTTAGTTTATCGTTACAAAAAGTTAAGAGTAAATAATTACCTTAGCACACTTGAAATAAAAAAAGTTTGATGAAAAAAGTATTTTTAAGTGTTTTTACCATAATCTCAATTGCATTAAATGCACAACAATCGGGTTGGTGTGGCACTCAAATAAGTAAAGAATGGATGGACGCTTTTTACCAAAGAGATAAAAGCCATTTAACACATAAATCTTTAAATCCGGTTACGCTACCTATCTCCTACCATATTGTAGGTATGGACAACGGAACAGGCTATTATGGATTAAATGAATTATTTCGTTCACATTGCGAGTTACAATCTTTGTACGATAATGCTAATATAACTTTCTACATTTATGAGATTGACTATATTAATAATACCGATTTTTATAACGGTGTAAATACCTATGGTTTATTTCAGCAAAGCAATAACCCCAACACCATTAATGTATATATAGTGGATAACATGGACGGAGTTTGTGGTTATAGTTTTGTTCCTCAACCCTATGATAACCAAGGCTGGCCGGGGCCAAACAGAGGGGGCGTAATGCTTCAAAAAGGCTGTATGCAGGTTAATAATACTACATACAGACACGAAATGGGACATTACTTAAATTTACCGCACACATTTTATGGCTGGGAAGGCGAACCAACTCCTGATAATTCGCAAAATGCTCCGAGCACTATTAATGGCTCTGCAGTAGAACGTGCCAATGGTACAAATTGCAATAATTCTGGAGATGGCTTTTGTGATACGCCACCAGATTATATTAGCGATAGATGGAGTTGTTCTTTTGCCAGAACTTTTATAGATCCTGTAGGAAATTCTTTTAATGTAGATGACAATAATTTTATGTCGTACAGCAATGACGGCTGTGCTCAATATTTAAGCGATGACCAATATGCAGAAGTAAATGCTGCGGCTGCTAACCACAGACCTTATTTGCTTACTTTGCCTGTGCCAGATGAAATTATTATGAATACTATTAATTCTACTTTTCCTCCTGATAGTTCTAATAACTTAAACTCATCAAATATTGTATTCAAATGGGAAGCAGATGAAAATGCACAATTTTATCAAATACAAATTACCCAAAATAACTTTATTAATCCACTTATTGATGAAGTAACAACAGATACATTTTATGTTTTTCAAAATGCTAACATAAATACTAATTATCAATATCGTGTAAAACCAGTTAATTTATTAAATACTTGCACTAATTACAGCAATATAAAAGGTATTAAAACTTCTCCAAGAAAGGCAACAATAGTAACTACAAACTTAGATTGCCCAGAAAGTACTAACGGTGAAGCTACAATTTCCATTACAGGAAATTACACATCTGCAACATATAAATGGTACGAAGGTCTTAATAGTACTAATGAAATCCCTTTTGAATATACAAATTCCATTTCCGGATTAAGTGCAGGCGATTATTCTGTAATAGCTATTATTAATAATATAGATACACTATTTACTTCTTTTACAATAGCCGCTTCTAACCCTATAAATGTTTCCATTATTGAAAACAACGGAGCTTTAATAGCTTCCATTTCGGGAGGTGTGCCCCCCTACTCTTTTACTTGGCAAAACGGTGCTACTACACTAACTATTAACGACCCCGTAGTAGGCGAAAATTACTTAGTTGTATTAGATCAAAATGGTTGTCAAAAAATAGCTACTTATAATTATCAAATAAGCAGTGTTAATGACATAAACAATACCTTAAACAATGTTTATTTAACACCAAATCCTTTAAATGGAAATGCTTTAAATATTTTTTATAATGCTAATAAAAGTGAAACTATAGCTATACGACTTTCTGATATAAATGGCAAAACTTTAAATACTAAAGAAGTAGTTTCTAAAGAAGGAAAAAATAAAGTTACTCTTAATAATTTGAATTTAGCTGGAGGTGTTTATTTTGTTAATTTAAGTATAAATGGTTCAAGCATTACTAAAAAGTTAATGGTGCTAAACTAATGCTTTCCACCTATTGTGCCTTTCAAAAAACGAGTAAAAAACGTCATCCTCAACTTGATTGGAGATCTCTTTAACGTTTTTTACAGTTAGATTCTCTATAAATTTCTATGTAAACTACAAAATTTTCGGGACAAACGAGGTAATGTGTGTAATACGCCCCCTGCTGTCATTCCGACCAACGGGAGGAATCTACCTTATAATAGAATTAATGTAAGATACCTCATTCTTCGGATGACACACAGCAGTGTTTCTTTGCGTCTTTGCGAGAAAACACTAATCAACCAATAAGGCAGATACCTCACTCCGTTCGGGATGACGGTCTTATTGTGTCCAAACTCACAATAGGTTAACTTTCAATAAACTTAATCTGAAATATACGCTTAGTTTTTTCGGTTATAGCAAATCTATGGTCTATTCTTTGATTGACTAACCAAACTAATTTTTCTTCAGAAAATAATACCCACGTCTGTTCTTTAGAACGTGCATCTATTTTTTGGTCTTTTAAATATTTAGAAATTTTCTTTTTTGCCGGTTTATTGTTTTCTTTTATAAATCCATAAGGGTAAAAATAATCGCCCGGCTTCCATTTTCTTAATATTAAAGGAAAAGTTAGTTTATCGGCATCTAAATAAGCATATTCTTTACCTTTATTTATTTTAGATAGCTTAGATATTGGTTTTAAAACTAAACGAAAAATGCCATTTTCAAATACTATTTTAGTCTGCTTGCTACTGATATAATGTACTTTACTTTCACTTAAATTTTCAACAGCGGTAATGTAAATAAACTTTTTATCTATTAAAACTCTATTTTTTTCATTTAGATAAATTTTATGCTCATCACTATCAAAACCTTTTATCATATCCTGAACATCATCTTTATTAAAACTATAATCTCTCATAATTTCAAAAAGAAGAGTTTCATATCCTTCCACTTTTTGCAATGCTTTAATAGAAATAATTTTATCGCAGTTAGCTTCTTTTACAAGTTTATTTTTCCAATGCTCAACAAAACTATTATACAATTTTTCTATCTCATTCCACCGCTCAAAGTGATTAATAAACGTTGGATACAAACCTGCATTTATTTCTTTCATTACAGGAATTAACGTATGCCTTATTTTATTTCTGTCATATTTTACACTTTTGTTAGAGCTATCTTCTCTATAATGAATATTATTAGTAGCTATGTAAGTCAAAATTTCATCAACAGAAGTTTCTAAAAAAGGGCGTACAATATTTCCATTTTTTGCTTGCATGCCTCTCACGCCTCTTATGCCTGTACCTTTTGCCAGCTTAAATAAAACGGTTTCTATATTATCATCTAAATGATGAGCCGTGGCAATACCTACAGCATTATTTTCTTTCCTTATTTTTTCAAGCCAATTATATCTCAGTTCTCGTGCCGTTTCTTGTATAGACAAGCCTTTTTCCTTTGATATTTTTTCCGTCTCAAAAACTATTTCATTATAAGGAATATTATTTTTTGCACAATAATTTTTAATAAACTTAGCGTCTTCATCACTTTCATTGCCTCTTAATGTAAAATTGCAGTGAGCCACTATAATTTTAAAATCATTTTTATATAATAAATGAACTAAAGCCATAGAATCTTTACCACCACTTACCGCTACAATTAAGTTCTGATTTAAAGAAAATAAACTGTGTTTATCTATAAATTGAAAGACCTTTTTTTCCACAAAAACAAAGGTATGCTATTATTAATGTTTTATCACAACAAAGCAATTTTAAAATTCAGATGATATGTATCCACAAAATAAAGCTTAACATTTATTTTTTCCTTACTTTTGTGTTTCTTTTTGGCTAAGAAAATAAGTTAATGTCTAAATACGATAAATACGAGATAGTAATAGGATTAGAAGTTCATGCTCAGCTTTCTACACAAAGCAAAATGTATGCTACAGATAGTGCGGCTTTTGGTGGCAGTCCTAATAGTCATATAAGTCCTTTAACGCTGGGACACCCAGGTACACTACCAAAAGTGAATAAAAAAGCTATAGACTACGCTATAAAAATGGGCTTAGCTACTAACTGCAATATTACTTCTTTTAATGGTTTTGCCCGTAAAAATTATTTTTATGCCGATTTGCCTAAAGGCTATCAAATTACCCAAGATAAAACGCCTATTTGTACAAAGGGACATCTAAATATAAAGGTAAACGACACACAAAAAGAAATAGGAATAACCAGAATACACCTTGAGGAGGATGCCGGAAAAAGTATTCACGATTTAGACCCATACAACACACTTATAGATTTAAACAGAGCGGGCGTACCTTTAATAGAAATAGTAAGTGAGCCGGACATGAGAAGCTCTGAAGAAGCTTACCAATATCTTACAGAAGTAAGAAAACTACTACGCTACTTAGAAATATGCGATGGCAATATGGAAGAAGGAAGTATGAGGTGTGATGCTAATATTTCGGTAAGACTAAAAGGAGCGAAAGAATTTGGAGAAAGATGTGAAGTAAAAAACATGAACTCTATAAGAAATGTGGCTAAAGCAATAGAAC
The sequence above is drawn from the Chitinophagales bacterium genome and encodes:
- the tilS gene encoding tRNA lysidine(34) synthetase TilS; its protein translation is MEKKVFQFIDKHSLFSLNQNLIVAVSGGKDSMALVHLLYKNDFKIIVAHCNFTLRGNESDEDAKFIKNYCAKNNIPYNEIVFETEKISKEKGLSIQETARELRYNWLEKIRKENNAVGIATAHHLDDNIETVLFKLAKGTGIRGVRGMQAKNGNIVRPFLETSVDEILTYIATNNIHYREDSSNKSVKYDRNKIRHTLIPVMKEINAGLYPTFINHFERWNEIEKLYNSFVEHWKNKLVKEANCDKIISIKALQKVEGYETLLFEIMRDYSFNKDDVQDMIKGFDSDEHKIYLNEKNRVLIDKKFIYITAVENLSESKVHYISSKQTKIVFENGIFRLVLKPISKLSKINKGKEYAYLDADKLTFPLILRKWKPGDYFYPYGFIKENNKPAKKKISKYLKDQKIDARSKEQTWVLFSEEKLVWLVNQRIDHRFAITEKTKRIFQIKFIES